The following DNA comes from Castanea sativa cultivar Marrone di Chiusa Pesio chromosome 10, ASM4071231v1.
gagagagagagatagagagagccTTTTTCCCTTCTGGATCTTTCCCCTGCTATTTCCTTCCacaaaacaatttttgtttttgtttttccttttccaaTACGCCAACCAACAACGCCGCGCAGCACAAGAGAGATCCTTTTTCCCTTCTctccttttctttcccttcctttcctttcctctcctctcctctctttccgtttttatttgtgtgtgtgtgtgttaatatGAACGCAAAGGCAGAGTTCCTTGACCACGTATTTATGCTATCTTTCATTCCCAAATCACCCTCCCATTTTTGCCCTTTTGTTTCCCTTTCTATCCCTGCCAGAATCGGTGCTAATTGGTGGAGAAATTGTATTGTGGTTTGGTTTAGGTATTAGGACTCAAATCACCACGAGTCAAACTCAAAACCCACACATGCCGATTATGAAGGGATCCGGATCCCTTCGCCTTTGACTATTaaggcatttttttttagatattattCTGTGTATGAATAATTTCATAGACACAgattattttacaaatattttttataaatagttaattttgtaaataattattagtaaataaaaaaataatattaacgATAAATatagatgaaaactaataaaaaattaatcatatcaatattttgtaaaatagtttgtgactgtattattatttttttttaatgtatttctATACAAAAGCAAAGGGCAACGGGCAACGGGCAACTGGCAATTGGGCctggcttttttttatttggaaatatctccaatgtttttttttttcttcctaaaaaaGGTCCTTTGGATTCCCAATTTTCTCTAGACAGTGACAAGTTTAATTCATTGCTTTGAAActattggttttttttctttattaattaaagGGACTTATTATaagatttgtgtgtgtgtgtctatatatatatatatatatatatattgggggTGTTAGTGACATTGACCAAAAATCATCATTATTTTACACCACAATTTGAATGGGGGTTTAGAAAAATAAGTCAATCATCAATTGGCCTAATAcagaaaaattttggggtttagGGATACAAATCATAGATGATTTGTATGGATAACTGTCGTGCTAAGCTTGAATTGTGGAATAAAAATGTCTTTAGTCATGTTAGCAAAAATTTAGCcagattgagaaaaaaaaattagagtggTTGGAACTTCAATATGCTACTATTGAAAATATCACAACAATGAAGGATACTCAAGTTGAACTAAACTGCTGGTCGGATAAGGAAGACGCTATGTAGCACCAACGGTCTGGGTTGAATTGGTTTCAGGCTGGTGATCGGAACATAGGTTATTTTCATTCAAGAGCTTCTACTCATTTCcagaaaaaaattcattgaagGACTGTTTGATCATACTGtcacttcttttatttttggtaaaattgagTGTCATGGTCAAGGTAGAAATCgataaaatatatttagaaataattttctcaaatttgattaCAAGACTTGCAGTTCAAGTTATGCTATTAATTCAATTAGAGCATGGaaaaagatttatatatatatatatatatatatatatatatatctagcCCACAAGACTATATACCATTAAAAGCACATATAagatataactatatatatatatatatatatatatatatatatatatatatattatcacttAAAAGAGTAAAAAACAATCAGCAATTTCACTACCCTCTTAAGGAAGGAAGGTTGGTAAAATATCATATCATCATAAGTCAATTCTGTCGTCAACTCCACAAGGGATCaatgtttgtttttattggtccatacattatttttattttgtaaaatattttgatatCCTCTTCagactattctttttttttcttcttcttctttttttcactttttgtaaatttaaacgccaattGAATTATCACCATATTCGGATATTCCTATTTGATATCTAGGAAGCTGCAATGGAAGCACCTAGAATATGTGTACATGAAATAAGGTCATGTCCAAttgttaaaagataaaaagaaaaaagaaaagaaggacaTTTCCATGAGCCCATTACACGTTTGATGTTGATGTACACATATAGGTCCCAAACTGGGACCGAATTGATTTTTAGAATCCAAAAGGTGTTTCAACTCACAAAAGTGAAATTTGATATCAACAATTATGATTTTATGTCTATCCaacaaaattgataaagtagtaaaggaataatagataaaatagtaaaaaaaaaatttgataaaaacaattaagtTACGGttcatatctaaaaaaatttatgcaaatttttttttttgttgagaaactagACTACTGGCCTGTTtgaaagtttagagagggaggagagtagaggggaggagagtagtAGAGAGGGGAGTGATTACCTTCTacattgtttggatgtttttaaaattagtgaGGGGGAAGAGAGTAATTAGCTCTTCctcttatttggatgttttaaaaattaggatgaaaatgagaggaaataatttaaatagacaaatttacccctatttgaAAATGGACTTGCAACATTGatctatgattaatttgttatattaaataattatttaattaatcatTCCATCAAATACCATTAATCAAAGTATAAAACTAATATTAacttgactaaaaaaaaaaactaatattaactattataaaataatatttattaaatcaaaaaaattataataataataaaaataaaaaaaattctttatttatggaaaataaaaaaaattctttatttattgaaaatttaagaaGCTTCACATAGGAAGCAAGTCAAGCAACCACGATCAACGGCCGCCGTCTTGTGCCCCCGATCAACGGCAGCTTTCTGTGCAGAGTTCCGACGCCGGAGAACGATGCGTCTTTGTCGTCGAATCGATGCGAGGGATTGAAGAACCGTTCAAAGATTTGGAGACTTTGAAGCATATTCTTGAAGCTCTGCAACTCAAAGGCCTTTTGCAGAACTTCGTTTACGATCGGAACGGCGAGTCTCCGATCGTCGTAATGAAGCCAGCAAGGTCTTCGGCGAGCCGCATTAGTCGCGGTGGAAACGAATCGCCGCCTTTGAGCTTCAGATCGAGGCCTGGTCCTCGCCGAAATACGAACGAGGTGATGCCGGCGGTTAGTCCGAGGTGCGACCGGCCGGTTTCTGAGCAAAATTTCGGCGCCAACAAACGGTGAGAATGTACAACTGAGGTCCTGTTTATTagcaaataatttttatttttatttttattttttccattcacttaaattttctcagaaaacaaacaaaaggtataatcagtttgtaattttgttaatttaaaaaggataaatttgagaatttatatgatgaataatttatctaccctattctccctccaaatcttttcaatttggaggaattaaaaatgaggggttagaagtagttgaaacccctccaaatccctctccctccttccttaaaaaacttccaaacaaaggaattgaattactctccctccctctactctactccccttcctttttttaacttccaaacaggccatacaAGTCTGGGCTATTATTGAATAGGAATAACAAGAATTCAGTGAACATCAAACAAAAGTAAAGAAACTATGTCCTCAAGAGGGGAATTAAACCAGACCCGAGCACTCCTATAAGCTTTTGCTTTTTTAGCAATTGCATCAGCAACATAATTACAAACTGGACTAGTATGAGCAAATGCACAGGACTGAAACACCAAAGCTTGACTGCGGATGTCTTCAATGACGACACCGTAAGATGAAAGACTAGCATTGTTTTGGTTTAAAGCATTGATAACCATAGCTGAATCCCCTTCGAAAATCACTCTCTGTACTCCAATTTCTGCAACAAATTCGACAGCTTTCCGGCACGCTAGCGCTTCCATATCAGCAACTGAATGAGTCAGCGGCATTGGGGAAGATAATGCACCAACAAATTCGCCTCTCCAGTCTCGAACAACAACTCCAACTCCAGCCAAGTGCCCGTCCCTGAACATTGCAGCATCGAAGTTGACTTTGTGGTAGTTTAAGTCAGGTTTGCTCCAGTGCTGCGAAGCAAGGGAAGTAGGAATGGTGGTTTCTATCTGTTGGACTGCCAGGAAATCTTGCAGCAAATTTCCAGCCGATGGTAGGATTTGGTCTGTATCTCGCATAGGTCTGCCAAAGTGAATGGCATTTCTCTGGTTCCACAACAGCCAAGCTGCAATAGAGAACACTTCCTTTCTATAGTCATCTATgacctgcaaaaaaaaaaaaaagagtaagtcACTAAAACTCTAGGGTTGGGGGAGATTGGCTTGGTTGAAGCAATGAGAAGAGCTCCAAATGATCTCCACTTTTCTGCACAACTAGATGGCATGCAATGGGTCCTCAGGGTGAAGATTGCAGAGTTCACACTTATCAGATAGTGTGATTTGTCTCCGAAACAGATTGCTCATAGTTGGAAGAGCATTATTACACGCTCGCCAGATGAAATGCTTGATTTTATTAGGGACCCAAAGCCCCCATACTGCCTTCCAAAACTGTTTTTGAGCAGCTCGGTTTAAAGTTTCAGCTTGGCTGTCATCCACCCCAGAGGCCAAGAGCTTATAAGCGCTACTTGTACTAAAAACACCTGAAGGAGTGCAACCCCATGCTATTTTGTCTGGAGGGCAGCGACAACTCAGAGGAATCCCCAATATAGCAGAGGCTTCTTGTGGCAAGAAGAGTTGGTTAACACAGTCATCTCTCCACACTCCCAACTCCGGATTAATAAGAGTTTGAACCTTTGTCTCGGCTGCAACAGTAGGCAGAGGTGAAATGATGGGGCTCGTGGGACTACCCTGCAACCACCTATCCTCCTTGATCCGTACATCATGCCCATTCCCTATACGCCACACCATCCCCTTCTGAATCACATCTCTTACACTAAGGATACTCTTCCAAGCATATGACCCCGTGTTTGAGTCCTTCGCCTCCAAGATTGAGCAAGTTGGGAAAAATCTTGCTTTAAATACCCGGTGACAAAGAGAATTAGGATTATTTATCATCCTCCATACTTGCTTGGCCAACAATGCATCATTGAATTTTTCTATTTCCTTGAACCCCGTACCACCCATATCCTTATCTTGACAAAGTTTCTTCCAATGGACCCAATGAATCTTCCTACTACCTTCCCCATATCCCCACTAAAACTTACAAGTCAAAACCTCCAAATCTGTTATCAAACCTTTAAGGAGCTTGAAACAATTCATGGTATAGGTAGGGATGGCCTGGATCACTGCCTTTATAAGAACTTCCCTTTCGGCTTGTGAGAGAAGTTTTTCCTTCCAACCCTGTAATTTCTTCCAAACCCTTTCCTTGATGTAGACAAAACTTTGTTTCTTCGCCCGACCAATAAAAGCTGGCAAccccaaatatttctcatattAACGAATAGCAGGAACCCCTAATAGAGCTTGGATTTGAAACTTCACTTGGTCTTGAGTATTTGAGCTGAAAAAAATATTGGTCTTCTCTCGGTTAATTTTTTTGCCTCGAGCCCCTCTTATAAACAGCCAATATAGCCAATATTCTTTAACATTCAGCTTCCGTAGCATGGCAAAAAAGCACActgtcatctgcaaaaaaataaatgagacaCCCGAGGCTTATTTCTACAAATAGCCACACCTCTAATATCATCATTCACTTCAGCTTTTTGGAGTAAACTCTGTAAACCCAAGGCACATAATAAGAATAAGTAAGGAGATAAGGGGTCACCTTGACGTAAACCTCTTGAAGGTTTGATTCTACCCACTGGCTGCCCATTTAGGAGAACTGAATATGAGACCGTTTTCATGCATGACATTATAA
Coding sequences within:
- the LOC142612360 gene encoding uncharacterized protein LOC142612360, producing the protein MGGTGFKEIEKFNDALLAKQVWRMINNPNSLCHRVFKARFFPTCSILEAKDSNTGSYAWKSILSVRDVIQKGMVWRIGNGHDVRIKEDRWLQGSPTSPIISPLPTVAAETKVQTLINPELGVWRDDCVNQLFLPQEASAILGIPLSCRCPPDKIAWGCTPSGVFSTSSAYKLLASGVDDSQAETLNRAAQKQFWKAVIDDYRKEVFSIAAWLLWNQRNAIHFGRPMRDTDQILPSAGNLLQDFLAVQQIETTIPTSLASQHWSKPDLNYHKVNFDAAMFRDGHLAGVGVVVRDWRGEFVGALSSPMPLTHSVADMEALACRKAVEFVAEIGVQRVIFEGDSAMVINALNQNNASLSSYGVVIEDIRSQALVFQSCAFAHTSPVCNYVADAIAKKAKAYRSARVWFNSPLEDIVSLLLFDVH